A genome region from Hymenobacter chitinivorans DSM 11115 includes the following:
- a CDS encoding MFS transporter: MAADTSLTPHDPYAALRIPDFRRLISARVCFTVATRVQGLVVAWQIFRLTNDPLALGFIGLAEALPSIGVSLYAGHVADSVKRKNIIIVTVTVLLLCAAALWALATPAGLPLLAKGALYTLPLYVVIFISGIARGFLGPALFSFMPQLLPSRDKLANAITWNSTTYQASAVLGPAIGGYLVAHLGVANSYAVAAGLLLLALLQFAGISSRPLPPREGEKLSLQESVLSGLKFIFSNQLVLAALALDMFAVLFGGAVALLPVFAVDILHVGAAGLGHLEAAPAVGSVLMAVVLTYFPLKRHAGRKLLWAVAGFGAATIAFALSTNFWLSLGLLFLTGVFDSVSVIVRSTLIHTFTPEYMKGRVSAVNNIFIGSSNEIGAFESGAAAKLLGVVRSVVFGGLMTIVVVLITTWRADKLRTLDMTPKKPEPEPAA, encoded by the coding sequence ATGGCTGCTGATACTTCGCTCACGCCCCACGACCCGTACGCGGCGCTCCGGATTCCTGATTTTCGCCGGCTGATTTCGGCCCGGGTGTGTTTCACGGTAGCCACCCGGGTGCAGGGCCTGGTGGTGGCCTGGCAAATCTTCCGGCTCACCAACGACCCGCTGGCCCTGGGCTTCATCGGGCTGGCCGAGGCGTTGCCCAGCATCGGGGTGTCGCTCTACGCGGGGCACGTGGCCGACTCGGTAAAGCGCAAGAACATCATCATCGTGACCGTGACGGTGCTGCTGCTGTGCGCGGCGGCGCTCTGGGCCCTGGCTACGCCGGCGGGGCTGCCCTTGCTGGCCAAAGGGGCGCTGTACACGCTGCCGCTGTACGTAGTTATCTTCATTAGCGGCATTGCCCGAGGCTTTCTGGGGCCGGCCTTATTTTCGTTTATGCCCCAGCTGCTGCCCAGCCGGGACAAGCTGGCTAACGCCATTACCTGGAACAGTACAACTTACCAGGCCTCGGCGGTGCTGGGGCCGGCCATTGGCGGCTACTTGGTAGCTCATTTGGGCGTGGCCAACTCCTACGCCGTGGCCGCCGGGCTGCTGCTGCTGGCCTTACTGCAGTTTGCCGGCATATCTTCCCGGCCCCTGCCGCCGCGCGAAGGCGAGAAGCTAAGCTTGCAGGAAAGCGTGCTGAGCGGCCTGAAGTTTATTTTCAGCAACCAGCTGGTGCTGGCGGCCCTGGCCCTGGACATGTTTGCCGTGTTGTTTGGCGGGGCCGTGGCGCTGCTGCCAGTCTTTGCCGTGGATATTCTGCACGTGGGGGCCGCCGGGCTGGGCCATTTGGAGGCGGCACCGGCCGTGGGCTCGGTGCTGATGGCCGTGGTGTTGACCTACTTCCCGCTCAAGCGCCACGCCGGCCGCAAGCTGCTCTGGGCCGTGGCCGGCTTCGGGGCCGCTACCATTGCCTTTGCCCTGTCCACCAACTTCTGGCTTTCGTTGGGCCTGCTGTTTCTGACCGGCGTGTTCGACTCCGTATCGGTGATTGTGCGCTCCACCTTGATTCACACCTTTACCCCGGAGTACATGAAGGGCCGGGTGTCGGCCGTGAACAACATCTTTATCGGTTCCAGCAACGAAATCGGGGCCTTTGAGTCGGGGGCGGCGGCCAAGCTGCTGGGCGTGGTCCGCTCGGTGGTATTCGGGGGGCTGATGACCATCGTGGTGGTGCTCATTACCACTTGGCGGGCCGATAAGCTGCGCACGCTGGACATGACGCCCAAGAAACCGGAGCCCGAGCCGGCGGCATAA
- a CDS encoding RNA polymerase sigma-70 factor gives MATSDAADALEGRLTQLRATDAEAFMEVLFREFYRPLGSVIQRVVKDKEATEDLLQDVFLRIWHGRDTLVITTTYRAYLYRAALNAALRYQEREQRQVAWDDAPAAAEPRTDNALHALYQREAEDSVEAALDRLPPQCRAVFTMSRYEEMSYQQIADTLEISPKTVENQMGKALRILRQQLSSVLKNLYSLLL, from the coding sequence ATGGCTACTTCCGACGCTGCAGATGCTCTAGAAGGCCGGCTCACTCAGCTGCGGGCCACCGATGCCGAGGCCTTCATGGAAGTGCTGTTCCGGGAGTTTTACCGGCCGCTGGGTAGCGTAATTCAGCGGGTGGTGAAGGACAAGGAGGCCACCGAAGACCTGCTCCAGGACGTGTTTCTGCGCATCTGGCACGGGCGCGACACGCTGGTCATCACCACCACTTACCGGGCCTACCTGTACCGGGCGGCCCTGAATGCCGCCCTGCGCTACCAGGAGCGGGAGCAGCGCCAAGTGGCCTGGGACGATGCCCCGGCCGCCGCCGAGCCCCGCACCGACAACGCCCTGCACGCGCTGTACCAGCGGGAAGCCGAAGACTCGGTGGAGGCGGCCCTGGACCGGCTGCCGCCCCAGTGCCGGGCCGTGTTTACGATGAGCCGCTACGAGGAGATGAGCTACCAGCAGATTGCCGACACCCTCGAAATTTCGCCCAAAACGGTGGAAAACCAGATGGGCAAGGCCCTGCGCATTTTGCGCCAGCAGCTGAGCAGCGTGCTGAAAAACCTGTATTCATTGCTGCTGTAA
- a CDS encoding RNA polymerase sigma factor: MDTLQPSDSALISLYIAGKEDAFALLLDRHKSRVFTTIMLIVRDEDVAEDLLQDTFIKAIHTMKSGRYNEEGKFSSWICRIAHNLAIDFFRREKRSPLLNLDTTSHAFNSLSLAEEGADATITREETHARLRELIQDLPAVQKEVLIMRHYGDMSFQEIADATGVSINTALGRMRYALINLRKKMAAQPVFYDQNLYPRETAPVRIQRIAG, from the coding sequence ATGGACACCTTGCAGCCGAGCGACTCCGCTCTCATATCCCTTTACATCGCCGGTAAGGAAGATGCCTTTGCCCTATTGCTAGATCGGCACAAGAGCCGCGTTTTCACCACGATTATGCTTATCGTGCGCGACGAAGACGTGGCCGAAGACCTGCTGCAGGATACCTTTATCAAAGCCATCCACACAATGAAGAGTGGACGCTATAATGAGGAAGGAAAATTCTCTTCCTGGATTTGCCGTATCGCTCATAATCTGGCGATTGACTTTTTCCGCCGCGAAAAACGCAGCCCTTTATTGAATCTTGATACAACAAGTCATGCGTTCAATTCGTTGTCGTTGGCAGAAGAGGGAGCGGACGCTACCATCACCCGTGAGGAAACCCACGCCCGTCTTCGCGAGCTAATCCAGGACCTGCCCGCAGTGCAGAAAGAAGTGCTCATCATGCGCCACTACGGCGACATGAGCTTTCAGGAAATTGCGGACGCGACGGGGGTTAGCATCAACACGGCGCTGGGGCGTATGCGTTACGCGCTGATCAACCTGCGGAAGAAGATGGCCGCACAACCCGTTTTCTATGATCAAAACCTTTACCCACGAGAAACTGCTCCGGTACGTATACAACGAATTGCCGGCTAA
- a CDS encoding DUF6799 domain-containing protein, whose translation MPYAPFACLAFASFLLTAPAALAQTTPAASTSTAAPSLKDGVARRNGLTMRLQAGQMSRLSAPVTMDNGLVVRPDGIMISKDGTRQMLPEGKAVNMQGNIVNFTDDMMSAPAIEQRARQVTGQPTETPVPGATRPLVPQRLATELRRTEQRLQLLEQLSDRLAERTKVAVGANPGAAPIDSQLQTIDAQLRR comes from the coding sequence ATGCCCTACGCTCCGTTTGCCTGCCTCGCCTTCGCCAGCTTTTTACTGACTGCCCCCGCTGCCCTGGCCCAAACCACACCCGCGGCTTCGACCTCCACGGCGGCTCCTTCCCTGAAAGATGGCGTGGCCCGCCGCAACGGTCTGACCATGCGCCTGCAAGCCGGCCAGATGTCGCGCCTGTCGGCCCCGGTCACGATGGACAACGGCCTGGTCGTGCGCCCCGACGGTATCATGATCAGCAAAGACGGCACCCGCCAGATGCTGCCCGAGGGTAAAGCCGTGAATATGCAGGGCAACATCGTCAACTTCACCGACGACATGATGTCGGCCCCGGCCATTGAGCAGCGCGCCCGCCAAGTAACCGGGCAGCCCACCGAAACTCCGGTGCCCGGTGCTACCCGCCCCCTGGTGCCCCAGCGCCTGGCCACCGAGCTGCGCCGCACCGAGCAACGCCTGCAGTTGCTCGAGCAGCTCTCCGACCGCCTGGCCGAGCGTACCAAAGTGGCCGTCGGGGCCAATCCCGGCGCGGCCCCCATCGACAGCCAGCTCCAAACCATCGACGCCCAGCTACGGCGCTGA
- the nth gene encoding endonuclease III, giving the protein MRKPERFRHFLNYFTTHFPEPKTELHYGNPYELIVAVVLSAQCTDKRVNQIMPALLEQFPTPAHLALASAEEIFPFIRSVSYPNNKAKHLAGLGRLLVEEFNSEVPSTIEELQRLPGVGRKTANVIVSVIYNQPAMAVDTHVFRVSHRLGLVTQKATTPLAVEKELVHYIPEALIPKAHHWLILHGRYVCVARTPKCAICPLKGFCKYYASHFGKPSAEEKSPDHNVEI; this is encoded by the coding sequence ATGCGCAAGCCCGAGCGGTTCCGCCATTTCCTCAACTACTTCACGACTCATTTTCCCGAGCCGAAAACGGAGCTGCACTACGGCAACCCCTACGAGCTTATTGTGGCCGTGGTGCTCAGCGCCCAGTGCACCGATAAGCGCGTCAACCAGATTATGCCCGCGCTCCTGGAGCAGTTCCCCACGCCGGCCCACCTGGCTCTGGCCTCGGCTGAAGAAATATTTCCCTTTATCCGCAGCGTTTCCTACCCTAACAACAAGGCCAAGCACCTGGCCGGCCTGGGCCGCCTGCTAGTTGAGGAATTCAACTCGGAAGTACCCAGCACGATTGAGGAGCTGCAGCGCCTGCCGGGCGTGGGCCGCAAAACGGCCAACGTCATCGTCTCGGTGATTTACAACCAGCCTGCCATGGCCGTGGATACTCACGTGTTCCGGGTATCGCACCGGCTGGGCCTAGTAACGCAGAAAGCCACGACGCCCCTGGCCGTGGAGAAAGAGCTGGTGCATTATATACCGGAAGCACTAATTCCGAAGGCCCACCACTGGTTGATCCTGCACGGACGCTACGTGTGCGTGGCTCGCACGCCAAAGTGCGCTATTTGCCCACTAAAGGGCTTTTGTAAATACTACGCCTCGCACTTTGGCAAACCCAGCGCCGAAGAAAAAAGCCCGGACCACAACGTAGAAATCTAG
- a CDS encoding FecR family protein, with product MLHSEPEAPWDLLAKHLAGEAAPDELEQLRTWVAADPKRLGLLTDATRAWERTGAVPVADLFSAADVEAAWQRFRPKMTGPAPAAEPPLRVVRAAPAVETGAAPEAKVIPLRPNPLPSLLRIAATILLLIGAVYAMQNYRRELLPTPPVAVSAGPQKRLVALPDGSKVWLNKHSTLEYAADFSGGSGREVTLTGEAFFEVQKDPENPFTVLSAASRTRVLGTSFNVRAYAAEDSVEVSVVTGKVAFASRSSHQDSVLLTPGMRGVLLTAGPTNTPVPVRQTASADANFRAWQTDELAFDNATLAHVIRTLRTTFGTTITVADKSLLKCRFTGTFRQPDPIQVLQVVSVATNATLSGDAADGFILGGQGCE from the coding sequence ATGCTGCACTCCGAGCCTGAGGCGCCCTGGGATTTGCTGGCCAAACACCTGGCTGGCGAAGCCGCGCCCGACGAATTGGAGCAGCTGCGCACCTGGGTGGCCGCCGACCCCAAGCGCCTCGGCTTGCTCACCGACGCCACTCGGGCCTGGGAGCGGACCGGCGCCGTGCCGGTAGCCGACTTGTTTAGCGCCGCGGATGTGGAAGCGGCCTGGCAACGGTTTCGACCCAAGATGACCGGCCCCGCACCCGCCGCCGAACCGCCATTGCGAGTGGTCCGGGCAGCGCCGGCAGTAGAAACCGGGGCGGCGCCCGAAGCCAAAGTCATTCCGCTGCGGCCCAACCCGCTGCCCTCATTATTGCGCATTGCGGCCACCATTCTGTTGCTGATAGGCGCAGTGTACGCCATGCAGAACTACCGGCGCGAGCTGCTGCCCACGCCGCCCGTGGCCGTGTCGGCGGGCCCGCAGAAGCGCCTGGTGGCCCTGCCCGACGGCAGCAAAGTCTGGCTTAACAAGCACTCGACCCTGGAATACGCCGCCGACTTCAGCGGGGGCAGCGGCCGGGAAGTAACCCTGACCGGCGAGGCATTCTTCGAGGTGCAGAAAGACCCCGAAAACCCCTTCACCGTGCTCAGCGCTGCTTCCCGCACCCGGGTGCTGGGCACTTCATTCAACGTGCGCGCCTACGCGGCCGAAGACTCGGTGGAAGTGTCGGTCGTGACGGGCAAGGTGGCCTTTGCCAGCCGCAGCAGCCACCAGGACTCGGTGCTGCTCACGCCGGGCATGCGGGGGGTACTCCTGACGGCGGGCCCGACCAATACGCCGGTTCCGGTGCGGCAAACGGCTTCGGCTGATGCCAACTTCCGGGCCTGGCAAACCGACGAGCTGGCCTTCGACAACGCCACGCTGGCCCACGTTATCCGCACGCTACGCACCACCTTTGGCACCACCATCACCGTGGCCGATAAAAGCCTGCTCAAATGCCGCTTCACCGGCACCTTCCGCCAGCCCGACCCAATCCAGGTGCTGCAGGTGGTCAGTGTAGCTACCAATG
- a CDS encoding head GIN domain-containing protein → MKTLLYSGLLTLSLGLMTSCDCDDIFPDKVSGNGPVVAENRTVASFSRLELSIDAEVYLTQGPSRTVRVEAQQNILDVLQTNVNGERLAISYGRATVRRHEPVRVYVTTPDLSSVAVSGSGSVVGQTAWRVDNLGLSLSGSGGIDLGVLGAQSLRTDISGSGAVRLSGDAARHELHLSGSGAVEAYPLTTAAAEVSISGSGGAHLTVTRTLQATISGSGKVYYKGQPALTVHTSGSGRVVDAN, encoded by the coding sequence ATGAAAACTCTCCTCTACTCCGGCCTGCTCACGCTTAGCCTGGGCCTGATGACGTCCTGCGACTGTGACGACATCTTTCCCGACAAAGTCAGCGGCAACGGGCCGGTTGTGGCTGAAAACCGCACCGTGGCCAGCTTTTCCCGCCTCGAGCTGAGCATAGATGCCGAGGTATACCTAACCCAGGGCCCCAGCCGCACGGTGCGCGTGGAAGCCCAGCAAAACATCCTCGACGTGCTGCAAACCAACGTGAACGGGGAACGGCTGGCCATTAGCTACGGCCGGGCAACCGTGCGCCGCCACGAGCCGGTGCGGGTGTACGTCACGACGCCGGACCTGAGCAGCGTGGCCGTGTCGGGCTCGGGCAGCGTGGTGGGGCAAACCGCCTGGCGCGTCGATAACCTGGGGCTGAGCCTCTCGGGCTCGGGCGGCATCGACCTGGGCGTGCTGGGCGCCCAGAGCCTGCGCACCGATATTTCGGGCTCCGGCGCCGTGCGCCTCTCCGGCGACGCGGCCCGGCACGAACTGCACCTGAGCGGCTCGGGTGCGGTGGAAGCCTACCCCCTGACCACGGCGGCGGCCGAGGTGAGCATCAGTGGCTCGGGTGGGGCTCACCTCACGGTTACCCGCACCCTGCAGGCCACCATCAGCGGCTCGGGCAAGGTGTACTACAAAGGCCAACCCGCCCTGACGGTGCACACCTCCGGCTCGGGCCGGGTAGTGGATGCCAACTAA
- a CDS encoding glycosyltransferase family 4 protein, which translates to MHIAVFSQYHSNPDCPATSRHYSLLAQLAQTHRVTLITTRTWEAQRLTHAYPWLPEGVEMRAAAVPYENKMGVARRVLSFGQYAAYAVREGLKLERPDVIWGISTPLTAAWAAAQVARRRQIPWVFEVQDLWPSFPIAMGAVPTRWAQNRLFALEKSLYQSARHILPLSPDMTRYVESLGIAPGKITTVLNGTDLDLAALATAETAAKLRAEHNLEGKQVILYAGTFGRANDIPTLVAAAEQLALIQPDVVWLFMGLGFHEPLVRAAAGRCAAIRLVPPQPRHTVFGWFKLAAVSVVSFLDMPVLDANSPAKFYDSLAVGTPVIVTNQGWTKKLVEQYGCGWYAPAGNAEALSRVLAEVLARPEALTEAGRKGQAVAAAQFDRRQIAQTIQQILETSSGV; encoded by the coding sequence GTGCACATTGCCGTTTTCAGCCAGTATCATTCCAACCCTGACTGTCCGGCAACGAGCCGCCACTACTCCTTGCTGGCTCAGCTGGCCCAGACGCACCGCGTTACGCTGATTACCACCCGCACCTGGGAAGCTCAACGCCTGACGCACGCGTATCCGTGGCTGCCGGAAGGCGTGGAAATGCGGGCCGCCGCGGTGCCCTACGAGAACAAGATGGGCGTAGCCCGCCGGGTACTGTCGTTTGGGCAATACGCGGCCTACGCCGTGCGGGAAGGCCTGAAGCTGGAGCGCCCCGACGTTATCTGGGGCATCAGTACGCCCCTGACGGCCGCCTGGGCCGCCGCCCAAGTGGCCCGGCGCCGCCAAATTCCCTGGGTGTTTGAAGTGCAGGACTTGTGGCCGTCGTTTCCTATTGCTATGGGGGCCGTGCCCACGCGCTGGGCCCAAAACCGGCTGTTCGCCCTCGAAAAAAGCCTGTACCAGAGTGCCCGCCACATTCTGCCCCTGTCGCCGGATATGACGCGCTACGTTGAGAGCCTGGGCATTGCTCCCGGCAAAATAACGACGGTACTCAACGGTACCGACCTGGACCTGGCGGCGCTGGCCACTGCGGAAACGGCGGCCAAACTCCGCGCTGAGCACAACCTAGAGGGTAAGCAAGTAATCCTGTACGCCGGCACGTTTGGGCGGGCCAATGATATTCCGACCCTCGTAGCTGCCGCCGAGCAGCTGGCCCTGATCCAGCCCGACGTGGTGTGGCTGTTTATGGGCCTGGGTTTTCACGAGCCCCTGGTGCGGGCTGCGGCCGGGCGCTGTGCCGCCATTCGGTTGGTGCCGCCCCAGCCGCGTCACACTGTGTTTGGCTGGTTTAAACTGGCGGCGGTTTCCGTGGTGTCCTTCCTGGATATGCCGGTGTTAGACGCTAATTCCCCGGCCAAGTTCTACGACAGCCTCGCGGTGGGCACGCCGGTAATCGTCACCAACCAGGGGTGGACGAAGAAGCTGGTCGAGCAGTACGGCTGCGGCTGGTACGCCCCAGCTGGCAATGCCGAAGCGCTAAGCCGGGTTTTAGCTGAAGTGTTAGCCCGACCGGAAGCGTTAACTGAGGCCGGCCGGAAAGGGCAAGCTGTGGCCGCCGCGCAGTTCGACCGGCGACAGATAGCGCAAACCATCCAGCAGATTCTGGAAACTAGCTCGGGTGTTTAA
- a CDS encoding DUF4249 domain-containing protein — protein MLQINRIVPFLLAAGLLGLTSCIDVVDVKIPEGKPLLAVDGEITDQPGPYYVTLTKTAPYFDEAELPRVTGAVLTLQDSEGHRETLTEVSPGRYATSTLQGKIGNQYVLTIRAEGEEYRAETEIRRTPEIDSIRAEYRAKSPTEGEGYYILYYGEELPGVGDYYRFKVYHNGKLLNQPNDLIVTNDEMVDGKYINGVELTEEEGAGGVPFKKGDKVRVETMSIPRDYFYFLNEMATQINNVGLFATPPANVRTNVRNVQPGSEKVAVGYFAGHTLRADSLVIE, from the coding sequence ATGCTCCAGATAAACCGCATTGTCCCTTTTCTGCTCGCCGCCGGCCTGCTTGGCCTCACCAGCTGCATCGACGTGGTCGACGTTAAGATTCCCGAAGGTAAGCCCCTGCTGGCCGTGGATGGGGAAATAACCGACCAGCCCGGCCCATACTACGTCACCCTGACCAAGACGGCGCCCTACTTCGACGAGGCCGAGCTGCCCCGCGTCACGGGTGCCGTGCTGACGCTGCAGGACAGCGAAGGCCACCGCGAAACGCTGACCGAAGTCAGCCCCGGCCGCTACGCTACCAGCACGCTGCAGGGCAAAATCGGTAACCAGTACGTGCTGACCATCCGGGCGGAAGGAGAGGAGTACCGGGCCGAAACCGAAATCCGCCGCACCCCCGAAATCGACAGTATCCGGGCCGAGTACCGGGCCAAGTCGCCCACCGAAGGCGAGGGCTACTACATCCTTTACTACGGCGAGGAACTGCCCGGCGTGGGCGACTACTACCGCTTCAAGGTGTACCACAACGGCAAGCTGCTCAACCAGCCTAATGACCTGATTGTGACCAACGACGAAATGGTGGACGGCAAGTACATCAACGGCGTGGAGCTGACCGAGGAGGAGGGCGCGGGCGGCGTCCCGTTCAAGAAAGGCGACAAAGTGCGCGTTGAAACCATGTCCATTCCGCGCGACTATTTCTACTTTCTCAACGAAATGGCCACCCAGATCAACAATGTGGGCCTGTTTGCTACCCCGCCGGCCAACGTGCGCACCAACGTGCGCAACGTGCAGCCCGGCTCGGAAAAAGTAGCGGTGGGCTACTTCGCCGGCCATACCCTGCGCGCCGACTCCCTGGTAATTGAGTAA
- a CDS encoding TonB-dependent receptor has protein sequence MLRLLAFFALLLLLVPAAPAWAQSAGAGTNPTGKVTVSGYLKDAANGEALVGATVVVKSLGVGATANEYGFYSLTLPKGTYTITYTFLGYEAQNVMLTLTESQTRSIRLGAQGLQTGEVVVTGKKPDENVRSTEMGTNRLDMKTVKLVPALLGEVDVIRSIQLLPGISTVGEGASGFNVRGGGVDQNLILLDEAPIYNASHLFGLFSTFNPDAVKDIKLVKGGIPAQYGGRLSSLLDVRMKEGNTQRLGVSGGVGLIMSRLAVEAPIVKDKGSFIVAGRRSYGDLFLKFVPDQKDNQAYFYDLSAKANYTLGEKDRLYVSGYLGRDVFAFGKAFKNTLGNRTGTVRWNHVFNSRLFANVTGLVSKYDYGLGVPEGNQSFEWKSNIVNYSLKADFNYYRTPQSTLNFGASAIYYTFLPGQVTPLSSTSIFRPIALDNQQAVEYGAYIDNEQTFSPRLSAQYGLRLSMFDYLGGGTVYDYEGPNGRQKTPVNPQQYGSGQLIKRYPNLEPRASLRYVLTDNSSLKASYNRMVQYIHLVSNTTASSPLDVWTPSTKNIKPEHADQLAVGYFRNFRDNAYEASVEVFGKRMDNQIDYINGANTLLNKNLEAELLYGQGRAYGAEFYLKKNEGRMTGWISYTLSRSERQIDGINNNNWYVNKYDKTHYLSVVGIYTLSPRWTVSGTFNYSTGIATTFPDSRYVYQGLVIPNVNGDVRNNYRVPAYHRLDLAATWEGKIDPAKRWHSSWTFSVYNAYGRRNAYSIYFRQNEDNPAKTEAVRLAVFGSMLPSVSYNFNF, from the coding sequence ATGCTTCGACTTCTCGCGTTTTTCGCTCTATTACTACTGCTGGTGCCCGCGGCCCCAGCCTGGGCCCAGTCGGCGGGGGCGGGTACCAACCCTACCGGCAAAGTGACGGTGAGCGGCTACCTCAAGGACGCCGCCAACGGGGAGGCCCTGGTGGGGGCTACGGTGGTCGTCAAAAGCCTCGGCGTGGGCGCCACGGCCAATGAGTACGGCTTTTACTCCCTGACTTTGCCCAAGGGCACCTACACCATTACCTACACCTTTCTGGGCTACGAGGCCCAGAACGTGATGCTCACCCTCACCGAAAGCCAGACCCGCTCCATCCGCCTCGGCGCCCAGGGCCTGCAAACCGGCGAAGTGGTGGTGACCGGCAAAAAGCCCGACGAGAACGTGCGCAGCACCGAAATGGGCACCAACCGCCTCGACATGAAAACCGTGAAGCTGGTGCCGGCCCTGCTGGGTGAGGTCGACGTGATTCGCAGCATTCAGCTTTTGCCGGGCATCAGCACGGTGGGGGAAGGGGCCTCGGGCTTCAACGTGCGCGGCGGCGGCGTGGACCAGAACCTGATTCTGCTCGACGAGGCCCCGATTTACAACGCCTCCCACCTGTTCGGGCTGTTTTCGACCTTTAACCCCGACGCCGTCAAGGACATCAAGCTGGTGAAGGGCGGCATTCCGGCCCAGTACGGCGGCCGGCTCTCGTCGTTGCTCGACGTGCGGATGAAGGAAGGCAACACCCAGCGCCTGGGCGTATCGGGTGGGGTCGGGCTGATTATGTCGCGCCTGGCCGTGGAGGCGCCCATTGTGAAGGATAAAGGCTCGTTTATCGTGGCCGGGCGGCGCTCCTACGGGGATTTGTTCCTCAAATTCGTGCCCGACCAGAAAGACAACCAGGCCTATTTCTACGACCTCTCGGCCAAGGCCAACTACACCCTGGGCGAGAAAGACCGGCTCTACGTGTCGGGCTACCTGGGGCGGGACGTGTTTGCCTTCGGTAAGGCCTTCAAGAACACGCTGGGCAACCGCACCGGCACCGTACGCTGGAACCACGTGTTCAATTCCCGGCTGTTTGCCAACGTGACGGGCCTGGTGAGCAAGTACGACTACGGCCTGGGCGTGCCCGAGGGCAACCAGTCGTTTGAGTGGAAGTCGAACATCGTCAACTATAGCCTCAAGGCCGATTTCAACTACTACCGCACGCCCCAGAGTACGCTCAACTTCGGCGCCAGCGCCATTTACTACACCTTTTTGCCCGGGCAGGTGACGCCCTTGAGCTCCACGTCCATCTTCCGGCCCATTGCCCTCGACAACCAGCAGGCGGTGGAGTACGGGGCCTATATTGATAACGAGCAGACCTTCTCGCCCCGGTTGTCGGCCCAGTACGGCCTGCGCCTGAGCATGTTCGACTACCTCGGCGGCGGCACCGTGTATGACTACGAAGGGCCCAACGGCCGCCAGAAAACCCCGGTCAACCCCCAGCAGTACGGGAGCGGGCAGCTCATCAAGCGCTACCCCAACCTGGAGCCCCGGGCCTCGCTGCGCTACGTGCTGACGGATAACAGCTCGCTCAAAGCCAGCTACAACCGCATGGTACAGTACATTCACCTCGTGTCGAATACCACGGCTTCCTCGCCGCTGGACGTCTGGACGCCGAGCACCAAGAACATCAAGCCCGAGCACGCCGACCAGCTGGCCGTGGGCTACTTCCGCAACTTCCGGGACAACGCCTACGAGGCCTCGGTGGAAGTATTCGGCAAGCGCATGGACAACCAGATTGACTACATCAACGGGGCCAACACGCTGCTCAACAAGAACCTGGAAGCCGAGCTGCTCTACGGCCAGGGCCGGGCTTACGGGGCCGAGTTCTACCTGAAAAAGAACGAGGGCCGGATGACGGGCTGGATCAGCTACACCCTGAGCCGCTCGGAGCGCCAGATTGACGGCATCAACAACAATAACTGGTACGTGAACAAGTACGACAAGACGCACTACCTCTCGGTGGTGGGCATCTACACCTTGTCGCCGCGCTGGACGGTGTCGGGCACGTTCAACTACAGCACCGGCATTGCCACCACCTTCCCCGATTCGCGCTACGTGTACCAGGGCCTGGTCATTCCCAACGTGAACGGCGACGTGCGCAACAACTACCGCGTGCCCGCCTACCACCGCCTCGATTTGGCCGCCACCTGGGAAGGTAAAATTGACCCCGCCAAGCGCTGGCACAGCAGCTGGACGTTCTCGGTATACAACGCCTACGGCCGCCGCAACGCCTACAGCATCTATTTCCGGCAAAACGAGGACAACCCGGCCAAAACCGAGGCCGTGCGCCTGGCCGTCTTTGGCTCCATGCTGCCGTCGGTGTCTTACAACTTCAACTTCTAA
- a CDS encoding anti-sigma factor, with translation MIKTFTHEKLLRYVYNELPANEHQEVERALLHDAELATVCADLLLAQRCLDGLKSAPSRRTTDSILQYSRTFLKAG, from the coding sequence ATGATCAAAACCTTTACCCACGAGAAACTGCTCCGGTACGTATACAACGAATTGCCGGCTAATGAGCACCAGGAAGTAGAGCGTGCCCTGCTCCACGACGCCGAACTGGCTACTGTGTGCGCCGACCTCCTACTGGCCCAGCGCTGCCTGGATGGCCTCAAAAGTGCCCCCAGCCGGCGTACCACCGATTCTATTCTGCAGTACTCCCGCACCTTTCTCAAGGCTGGGTAA